The genomic region GACCATTGTTATTTCACCATCTTTCTGATTTAGTTATACATATCCCGAGTCCTTAATAATCAATGATGAGTATAGAATCTAGCAAATTAGAGAGAAAATGTATGTATTGTGATAGATAAGGTCTAGGGTTACAGATTAGACATGTATAGTGTAAAATTAATCTGCAATCACATAATCAACTTATGCTCAATTAAAATTTTGTATGCAATCTTGGACaatgaaaattttcaaattatGTATTTTTTGATATAGAAGTAAGTGGAATATACACTACATCAATATTATCTTAAAAATTAGTTTAATAGTTAAATATCCATACCCTTAgatttcttttaaaatattaatttacacCATTTATATTTTTCAGCTTCCAATCTGTTTAATCTAAATCAATAtatgaaaaaataattatatttattttttaattaacctAAATGGAAAGGCAATTCTACTATAAAATATCTCACTTTCTATGAGTTAATTATACtctattttatattaaataaaaatattaatagagcaatgaaactcgtaaggtcAATATAAGTCCCGTTAAAGCGAATTTATTTAGCTGTGTCGTGtacaattataaaaaaaaaacgCACGCAAATTAGTTTTCTGAAATACTGGTAAGGATATAAATTCAACCATTCTGTCTATATACCGCAGTCCTTGTGAAGCATAGCTTAAATATCCTTTTTAGTcgcaatcaaaataataaaaatcatattgAATTTAACGTTCCACCAATAGGCTTCAAATTTGAGAATAAGATTACTGATATATTCCATTTTAGTAATTAGTGACCGGAGAGTCTACATGAACAGAACTAAAATAACTAAGAACCCTCATTCAGTGTGGCGATGCTTGCCAAGTTACAGAATTGAAGGATTCCTAACAGTTTATCCATAACGCATGTATTTCGGTCTAACAGCTGGAACCTTTTCTGCAGGTGAGAACACCTGAAGTTGCAGTGATTGATCCCACAATAGATGAAGGCCTTGCTGCCATACTCGAAGCTTTGGCATAGCTTGAGGATGCTCCAGCCCCTGATGCTGTGAAGAATGCCCCATTTAACATCAGATCTCCCACTGATCTCCAATTACCTTGTGTTGAATCTTCGTGCTTTGTCACCTACACATTACCCATACCATAACTATTCTACATGCCTTGAATACTAAATATATAAGAGACATGAGTTGTATGGCCTTTTACCTCCTTGAGGAATCGATTGTCAGGGGCAAGGAATCTGTTGCCTTGGCTGTTAATGGTGGGATTTGCACTCCCACCGATGGCGTACATTTCCCAGTGGGTGTAATCATTGTTCACCACATGGAAGTATCCATGTCGGCATCTGCATCAAAACATTCATTTCTTAAACTTAAAACTAATAAACTTCAGCAAGTTGTATCGTGGTCTTTGTGAAAGGAATACAGAGtagttataaaaaaaaattcatacctGGGCATACGctgaacaagcccttctccaaagtGATTGAATGCAACTGTTACTTGCATTTTGACGTCTTGGGTATAGGCATCGCTGTGTCCAAGAAGCATCACCTGCAAAAAGCAAATAAATAGCTGACTGGAGAAATAGTGCTAAATCGACAAGTTCATGAATACTACCATTTGTTTCTGTTTCTGTCTACTAATAGGCTTTTAGTACCCTACTCTAAGATCCATGTGATAAAAGATAATAGTGAAACTTtttataaataaagtaaatttatgGCAGACCAAACAAGCATTTTTAAGCACCTTGTCATGGTGAGTGAAAAAGTTGTTTGAAATGGTTATAGCAGTGGACCCCATGATGGCGTCAATCAGTCCATCTGCACAGCTTGACAATGAACAATGGTCTACCCAAATTGCACTTCCTCCAAAGATAGAAATTCCATCTCCGTCACTCCTGGTTCTGTACCCATAATGAGTGGGGGAGCTTCTAACATTTGTATTTCCTGCAGGCTTACAATCGTGGATATGGATGCCATGTATGATTATATTGGTCACATACTGAATTGTAATACAAGCTCCATTTGCTATATGAACATTGGCGCCTCTACCATCTATTGTCTTGTAACTGTTCATGATAAGCTCCTCCTTGAGCTGAATAACCATATCTCTTTGGAAAAATATCCAGAGAGGCTCGGTTTGAATAACAGCGTGCCGCAGAGTGCCAGGTCGAGGATTGACCGGGTCATCGTCATTTGGATCCGTAATTATATAAAATCTCCCATTCTTACCTCCAATGGCGTTTTTGCCGAATCCGATAGCACAGTCAGCTAGTCTCTTTCTGTTATTAACCCAGTTGGGATCACAACGCCAACAATCGTCAATGGGGTTCCCCGTTCCGCACGAGCTCAGCTGCCTTCTCGAAGTATTCAGACTCCTGTACAGTAGTTCTTGAAATTTGTAAATAATCTCAAGTGTTTTGAACATATGATAGCTATAAAACAATTCTAGAACTTAGAAGTTTTATTAATTGAACTGACTTGAATATCTTTTCTGCGGTGAATTTATCTTAGATTGAATCTATCTCAACAACGTCAATTATTAAGCATCCGATGACATGATGATATGGCGAAAAGAAATTTGGTCTATAACAGCTACGTGCCAACTATAGATAAAAGAATGAATAGAACGTATTATAATAAACTTTGCAATTTAGCATTTCATATTAATGTACTGAATGGAGTAAGACATTACATTTCATTTCCATACTATAATAAATTCTCTAAATTATCTAAAGCATCTCCAACGCAACATGCTTACCTTTCTACCATCTCAGCTACAAGCTCCGGTTTCTCAACATGATATTTAACACCATTTTCAGCCTTAGCCATATTTATGTGACTTCTAATTGGTTTCGCCATTACTAACGTAAAGAGAAAGAAAGCAAGTAAAAGAAGCAATGGCTTTAAGGCTTGACTGCTGGCCATTTTCGATGAGAGAAAGCCTACAATGGTTGTAACTTGTATGGCATGCTATGGCTTGGAGCTCTTTTATATACAAACTCAGACTTCGTAAAATCTGTAGCGAACTGGGAAATCTTGACCAACTGGTTGAAAATATGGTTATATGCACGTTATCACGTTGCGTTTATTACGGCAATGCACATGAATAGCATCTAGGATTATCCTAGAGCGGCTGACCTTACCTATACTCATAAACAATAGTAAGTAATAATGTGAGAGAGCATTCCTCCAACGTTTTTTGGCATGTTAATGCCAACATTTTGATAAAAGGTTATAATATTTCTTCAAAACTTTTTGAAAAACatagagataaaaacttttgatGGATGTGTTGAGTGGTTGCGGCATCTTCATCCCTGTCTACTTTCCATGGTGAGCTTATGTTTCGTGATTTTTGCAACAGAAGGTTTGAAAATGCGGCAGATTCGCCTCCTTATGAAAGAAAATTAGTTTTTGTGTCCGCAATCAAAGGGATTTGAATCACCTGAGTTATTCGGAAGTAAAATTGGGTTTCACATTACAAGTTGAGAAACATTGGCAAAGATAATATGGCCCACAAATATATTTGTCGTTGGTAATAAATGACTTTCCTCTTCCGTAATCTGCACGGGGATTGGAGACAAAATTTCGAATCCTATTGTCGCATCTTGTTCCTGAATTTCTTACCTATAGTAGACAAAATATACAAGTAGTTTTTTAATCACATGGTTCCCGCGCTCTTCGTTTTTTTCCCATTTGAGGACAAGAATAAAATTACACAAATCTAACATTATCAAAACTTGATAAACTTGTTAATGCAATAAAACATATTACGTAAGATGTCATCATGCGACTACTGGTGCAATGATGTCTTATACACGTATAGGGAAAGGAGTCCCTAATTTATCAGATAGTGTCTATTACATGTTCGAAATGGGGAAGTAAAGAAATAAGGTGTGCAAGGTAATGGTAAGGGCtgtggcatttaaaaaaaaaaattatgaataaggaatttttaaaataaaaatttatatgtaACGAAGAGTCATATATAAATGTAGAAGTGATCAcgttatatatatatagtttatataGAATGATTGTCTATAATTCtacatcatatcatatcaacttAATTATTCAAATGCTTAAATAATGTGTAAACTTCAAATGTGTACTTAATCAAATCAAATACTCAACTTTTTAAATATAATATGAACAAATGATACCATTGGAATCCTTTTgagtattaattcaattaaatatgaAGGGCTAATTGTAAGACATACAAAAACACAATTTAATAGTGAGAAGTATTTGTAAGAAATATGAATGGAGAGTTGATAATCGAATAAGGTGACATTTATATAACTTTTGAATTATATTGAACTTACTTCGAAGAGGAGTTGTGAATAATAGAAGGTTTCCTAATACTTATGTTTTACATTACTATGTGGAGTAATTAATTTTATGAGAAATATTTTTTCCTTTATGTCAAATGAAATTTTAATAATTAGCATCCACAAGAGCTCGAATAACTAAATGTGATAAGATCTATATGTCATTTTTAAAAGTACACATCTCACATTCCATgtgatataaaataatattaaaactaaAGGTGAGATCTTTATTTAGAAATTTATATTTGCATATTCAATATCGtccattcattcaaaattttataCCACTTTCTTATTATTAGACTACAATTGCACTAAATGACTTGTTTTTTAAAACTATAAATAAACAATAATGAATTATAAAAATACCTCTTATATGTACTTAGATTGAAAATGTATTAAATATTTGGTGATTTTTTATCATAAGAAAGAAAACCAACAAGTCAAATTACTTTACTCTGAGTTAGAAAATGTGCTCTTCGAGTGATGGGAGGAAGTTGTCTCGTGAGGAGTAGAAGAAGGTTGGAAAGGACAATGTGGTGTGTTTGGTTTAGTCTGAGCTTGAGGTTCGTGTGTTTGGTTTAGTCTGAGCTTGAGGTTCTGAACCCCTTGCATGTGTCATCCTTTGTTAACTTTCATGCAAACTTTTTGTGCCTTTTCCCTGAGATCTAGGGGGATGAGTGCCCCCGTGGTGCAGGTGGGACATTCTCTGGCTCCACCTTGCTACCTAGGAATGTTGTCAATGGGGATGCTATTGGGAAAAGGTCCTCTCCAACCCCGATGCTATTATCTAGTAACCTTTCCTAGGAGTGTTCGAAGGATCTATTTAATAGTGGCCAGTTTATGCCCATGTATGGGTATCTATTGAGTGATCTGAGAATGGTACGTgcataaatataaaatattcctCCCTAAATAG from Cryptomeria japonica chromosome 3, Sugi_1.0, whole genome shotgun sequence harbors:
- the LOC131068889 gene encoding probable pectate lyase 18 translates to MASSQALKPLLLLLAFFLFTLVMAKPIRSHINMAKAENGVKYHVEKPELVAEMVERSLNTSRRQLSSCGTGNPIDDCWRCDPNWVNNRKRLADCAIGFGKNAIGGKNGRFYIITDPNDDDPVNPRPGTLRHAVIQTEPLWIFFQRDMVIQLKEELIMNSYKTIDGRGANVHIANGACITIQYVTNIIIHGIHIHDCKPAGNTNVRSSPTHYGYRTRSDGDGISIFGGSAIWVDHCSLSSCADGLIDAIMGSTAITISNNFFTHHDKVMLLGHSDAYTQDVKMQVTVAFNHFGEGLVQRMPRCRHGYFHVVNNDYTHWEMYAIGGSANPTINSQGNRFLAPDNRFLKEVTKHEDSTQGNWRSVGDLMLNGAFFTASGAGASSSYAKASSMAARPSSIVGSITATSGVLTCRKGSSC